One stretch of Punica granatum isolate Tunisia-2019 chromosome 5, ASM765513v2, whole genome shotgun sequence DNA includes these proteins:
- the LOC116207365 gene encoding uncharacterized protein LOC116207365 has protein sequence MENHHPSTLLSMDSSASSHDDLDLEMSRQVNLSGPPDINLPLSAERSPPPPLQQPQSWNPDADILDVGLGPQIYKPTAESSLSLPKGSGSSGAGRKCAKRVDTVWGAWFFFSFYFRPALSEKSKAKIVRDSTGLSGFDKSDLKLDVFMVQHDMENMYMWVFKERPENALGKMQLRSYMNGHSRQGERPFPFSVDKGFTRSHRMQRKHYRGLSNPQCIHGVELVPSPNLMGLDEEDHKRWMELTGRDLNFSIPSEASDFSSWRTLPSTDFELERLPPPIKNIPSLQSKKQLNGSGLNLSTHPPAHSNGDSMDLSPVSSKRRKDFFSHGNEEDCYLPINPPPSDRINDVEIRQHVEPQWANDFSGVMIKNMCGPVTAAKTIYEDKDGFLIIISLPFVDLQRVKVSWRNTITHGIIKVSCMSTSGAPFIKRRDRTFKLTDPSSEHCPPGEFVREIPLSTRIPEDANIEAYYDGPGSVLEIMVPKLHVGPEEHEVRVCLRPHLGVNDLMLT, from the coding sequence ATGGAGAATCACCACCCTTCCACACTCTTGTCGATGGACTCGAGCGCCTCCTCGCATGATGACCTTGACCTGGAGATGAGCCGCCAGGTTAACCTCTCGGGCCCACCAGACATCAACCTGCCCTTGTCTGCTGAGCGGAGCCCACCTCCTCCGCTCCAGCAGCCGCAGTCCTGGAATCCCGATGCAGACATCCTTGATGTGGGCCTTGGTCCACAAATCTACAAGCCGACGGCCGAGAGTTCCCTCAGCCTCCCCAAGGGCAGTGGCAGCAGCGGTGCAGGGAGGAAATGTGCCAAGCGAGTCGATACTGTGTGGGGCGCATGGTTCTTCTTTAGCTTCTACTTCAGGCCTGCCCTGAGTGAGAAGTCCAAGGCCAAGATAGTGAGGGACAGCACTGGTCTTTCGGGCTTTGACAAGTCCGACCTAAAGCTTGACGTCTTCATGGTCCAGCATGACATGGAGAACATGTACATGTGGGTCTTCAAGGAGAGGCCCGAGAACGCTCTGGGGAAGATGCAGCTTCGGAGCTATATGAATGGGCACTCCCGACAGGGTGAGCGGCCCTTCCCATTTAGCGTGGATAAGGGCTTCACCAGGTCCCACCGGATGCAAAGGAAGCACTATCGTGGACTCTCAAATCCACAGTGCATACATGGGGTCGAACTTGTCCCTTCCCCAAACCTCATGGGCCTTGACGAGGAAGACCATAAGCGGTGGATGGAGCTCACTGGCCGTGACTTGAATTTCTCGATTCCATCTGAAGCAAGCGATTTCAGCTCATGGCGGACTTTACCGAGCACTGATTTCGAGCTTGAGAGGCTCCCCCCGCCAATAAAGAACATCCCAAGCTTGCAATCCAAGAAGCAGCTTAATGGGTCGGGCCTTAACTTATCGACTCATCCGCCTGCCCACAGCAATGGGGATAGCATGGACTTATCGCCTGTCAGCAGCAAGAGGAGAAAAGATTTCTTCTCTCACGGCAACGAGGAGGATTGTTATTTGCCCATAAATCCTCCGCCATCGGATCGGATCAATGACGTGGAGATCCGCCAGCATGTCGAGCCCCAGTGGGCGAATGACTTTAGTGGGGTGATGATCAAGAACATGTGTGGACCGGTCACGGCCGCGAAAACAATATACGAGGATAAGGATGGCTTCTTGATTATCATTAGCCTGCCGTTCGTGGACCTTCAGAGGGTGAAGGTCTCATGGAGGAATACTATCACACACGGGATCATCAAGGTGTCTTGCATGAGCACGTCGGGCGCGCCATTTATTAAGAGGCGTGATCGGACATTCAAGCTTACAGACCCGTCCTCTGAGCACTGCCCCCCGGGGGAGTTTGTGAGGGAAATCCCGCTGTCGACCCGGATCCCCGAGGATGCCAACATCGAGGCCTACTACGATGGACCCGGATCCGTGCTCGAGATAATGGTGCCCAAGCTCCATGTGGGGCCTGAGGAGCACGAGGTCCGAGTCTGCCTTCGTCCTCACCTTGGAGTCAATGATCTCATGCTGACTTGA
- the LOC116207364 gene encoding uncharacterized protein LOC116207364: MQTLKEQNRIVWRSRLKAALRTVVACSIVGITTLCSPGPVRHLLAYPAFSYVTTILIVSEATLGDTFQGFWHVLYATVQVMLSTVLSLWLVGPARFTPGLAAVAVAITSFVVAIPESTHLLSKRIAFGQIVIVYVGTTIQGARTPIVMHPLHVALSTGLGAIASILALLLPYPRLACSEVRKNCGMYVENATERLDFYLDAFSSGDSAAASDLIAKAKFSSRTGDRLLHSMKDNEEGMLWERPDIRFLRPNYMHLAERFQEMELPLRGMELALNSCSSFPIPAIDRELRSFLPHQKLVIGQKLEQAKSFAPCAAMTTPDTKDDSIKKSLRAIRTVPGSLEDLSALFFLFCMELLQCDLPMTLTRTLLPAMDEKQKFDIKHGIVKLKPSSKNLVFAFKCSISLGLAVLLGLMYSRENGYWSGLTIAISFVTERQPTFTVANARGQGTAMGSVYGILCFFIFERFMDLRLLPLLPWIVFASFLRHSRMYGQAGGISAVIGALLILGRKNYGAPPDFAITRITEATIGLICFILVEILFEPARAATLARIELSRSFGEARECIKCIVPCHKEKDLPGSAFQEFRERLIHLKARVSRYETYTREAEIEPNFWFCPFPASCYLTLLESFSRATDLLQFLAIQMDTLKHLCWSIGFPWKDIADLLKDGVEPFTERVGSTLECLEKVTSIKNLIEIDKELQKKTKTKLHDIEMGALSPPYCIAKEDVDKISNSFLRQLNGAIQCIYADEGEEEVKSQTALSLGGLGFCIDSLMKETIVMKDTVKELITRQNPSCHVNLCEISCKVDALRS, encoded by the exons ATGCAAACACTGAAGGAGCAAAACCGAATTGTGTGGCGGTCGCGCTTGAAAGCTGCGCTACGAACAGTCGTGGCTTGCTCAATCGTGGGCATAACAACCCTGTGCAGCCCGGGGCCTGTCCGGCATCTCCTAGCATACCCTGCATTCTCATACGTGACGACCATCCTGATCGTGTCGGAAGCGACACTGGGGGACACGTTCCAGGGTTTTTGGCATGTCTTGTATGCGACCGTCCAGGTCATGCTCTCCACGGTGCTGAGTCTCTGGCTGGTCGGTCCTGCCAGGTTCACCCCAGGCCTGGCGGCGGTCGCAGTCGCAATCACCTCATTCGTGGTGGCAATACCGGAGTCCACCCACCTCCTGTCAAAGAGGATCGCGTTCGGGCAGATTGTGATCGTGTATGTGGGCACGACCATACAAGGAGCCAGAACACCCATCGTCATGCACCCGCTTCATGTGGCTCTGAGCACTGGTCTTGGAGCCATTGCGTCCATCCTGGCCTTGTTGCTTCCCTACCCCCGCCTTGCTTGCTCTGAG GTTCGGAAGAACTGCGGGATGTATGTTGAGAATGCTACGGAGAGGCTGGATTTCTACTTGGATGCCTTCTCTTCAGGAGATAGCGCAGCTGCATCGGATTTGATTGCCAAGGCCAAATTCTCTTCCAGAACAGGAGACAGACTTCTGCACAGCATGAAAGACAATGAG GAAGGAATGTTGTGGGAGAGACCAGACATCCGGTTCCTTCGACCTAATTACATGCATTTGGCGGAAAGATTCCAAGAAATGGAGCTCCCCCTGAGAGGCATGGAACTCGCCCTAAACTCATGCTCTTCTTTTCCGATTCCTGCGATCGACCGGGAGCTGAGAAGCTTTTTGCCTCATCAAAAGCTGGTCATCGGGCAAAAGCTCGAGCAAGCAAAGTCTTTCGCTCCTTGTGCTGCAATGACCACTCCAGATACCAAAGATGACTCCATCAAGAAGTCCTTGCGTGCCATAAGGACCGTGCCGGGGTCCCTTGAGGACCTGTCGgctctcttcttcttgttctgcATGGAACTCCTCCAGTGTGACCTGCCCATGACCCTCACCAGAACTCTTTTGCCTGCAATGGATGAGAAGCAGAAATTCGACATAAAGCACGGGATAGTGAAATTAAAGCCGAGCAGCAAAAATCTGGTCTTCGCATTCAAGTGCTCGATCTCTCTTGGCCTCGCCGTGCTACTGGGCCTGATGTACAGCAGGGAGAACGGGTACTGGTCTGGCCTCACCATCGCAATCAGCTTCGTCACGGAGAGGCAGCCCACCTTTACAGTTGCAAATGCGCGCGGCCAAGGCACGGCAATGGGGTCTGTGTACGGGATCCTCTGTTTCTTCATTTTCGAGAGGTTCATGGACCTGAGGCTCTTGCCCCTCCTTCCTTGGATCGTGTTTGCAAGCTTCCTTCGGCATAGTAGGATGTACGGGCAGGCCGGAGGAATCTCAGCTGTGATCGGTGCGTTACTGATACTTGGCAGGAAGAACTACGGGGCCCCACCTGATTTCGCGATCACCCGTATTACGGAGGCCACCATTGGGCTGATCTGCTTCATCCTGGTTGAGATTTTGTTCGAGCCTGCAAGGGCGGCAACTCTAGCAAGGATCGAACTCTCCCGGAGCTTCGGAGAAGCAAGAGAATGCATCAAGTGCATAGTTCCGTGTCATAAAGAGAAGGACCTGCCAGGTTCGGCCTTCCAGGAATTTAGAGAAAGACTGATCCACCTGAAAGCCCGTGTCTCCAGGTATGAGACATATACCAGAGAAGCCGAAATCGAACCCAACTTCTGGTTCTGCCCTTTTCCTGCGTCGTGTTACCTCACACTGTTGGAGTCGTTCTCGAGAGCCACTGATCTCCTGCAATTCCTCGCTATCCAGATGGATACTCTCAAGCATCTATGCTGGAGCATCGGTTTCCCGTGGAAGGACATCGCAGACCTGTTAAAGGATGGCGTCGAGCCCTTCACAGAAAGAGTCGGATCCACTTTGGAGTGCCTTGAAAAGGTAACTTCTATCAAGAACCTTATTGAGATCGACAAGGAGTTGCAGAAGAAGACCAAAACCAAACTACATGACATCGAGATGGGGGCTCTATCACCTCCTTATTGTATAGCGAAGGAAGACGTCGATAAGATCTCCAATTCTTTTCTCCGCCAATTGAACGGAGCGATCCAATGTATCTATGCTGATGAAGGTGAGGAGGAGGTCAAGAGCCAGACGGCTCTGAGCCTCGGTGGCCTCGGGTTCTGCATCGACAGTTTGATGAAGGAGACAATTGTGATGAAGGACACAGTGAAAGAGCTCATCACGAGACAGAATCCATCGTGCCATGTGAATTTGTGCGAAATTTCCTGTAAGGTCGATGCTCTGAGAAGCTAA